In Mercenaria mercenaria strain notata chromosome 13, MADL_Memer_1, whole genome shotgun sequence, the DNA window ATGATGACGAAatctttgtattattttgtttccAGGCCCGACTCCAATTATTTTTATATAGGGTATATGGTGCGCtttttatgtctagattttgaggtactggaggggtacaaCCTTCTCTGTTTTGAGGGGCGGGGGGAGGAGGGGGTTGAAGTTCTCCCCCCTTGGTGTGTGtaggtgggggtggggtggagtgGCAGTAAGGGTCTCTTGGCTTGGGCCTTGATCTGGGACTGACTGAGATTATTCAAATGCTTAGTGTTGAATATGAGTTCTATCTGAAATGCAATCTTGCTATATTTGTTTTATGGGTTTTCCCTTTCTGACTGTTTTCTGTTACGTTGTTTTTGCAGTATCAACAATCGAAATTCCTGCACATATGAATGTATACTCAATATCTTTGTCTCATTCCTCTTCTTATAATCACGCCACTATTTAAATCTTACATGTGGTAACAGCAGACGTGTGTTCCATATAAttgtatatgtttttataaatggTGTTTGTGTGTTATAAAAGTAACAAACCCCTAGATGGCGAGACAGTTTCTCGAAAAATGAGTAACAAACCTATCATTTCATAATTCAAAGCAGTGTTCGGGAAATCAGTTTATGGCGTTTTCCTACTTCCCTAACTCGAAAGAAGTTACcgaataaagtgacttgtttccCATTTTGGGAAGCGAATCATCATTTTTTGACTTGCTTCCATCACTTCCGCTTTAGAGTATACATAATGTCATTAAATGAGATTGCCAATTTAAAGTTAGATACTTTTTCTAAATTCCTATCGTTCAGATTTTTTTAATGacataattaaatttttatttaatttctatattttttatttcaaatcggAAATGTATCTTTCCAATCAGGAAAcggatatatatattttaatattttcattgaatgtGTATTAAGTCATAATTAAGATCACTTTTCCGGttcgtttaaaatatttttaggttGACTACTGAAGAACAGTTTGAGCGATTGCGCTCACTCTTTTGTATTTGTCAACATCCGACTGGTTAATATTATGTTTGCAAGCTTGTATATCAGTAGCCAACTGTAGGAACAGATTGATACTACACCTGATTGTCCACTTTGTTACTTTAACATGCAGTGCACATATTCCATCaatctattttgctttttcagaaagttatgtccctttttagctcgacttttcgaagaaaaagtagagctattgcactcgccccagcgtcacCGTCTCCGTtgattaaatttttgataaagtcaaatatctctgttactatcaaaactatcaaaactattgacttgaaacttacaatagttatttaccaggagaaacaatccccataactctgatttgaattatgacagagatatgcccttttttaacttagaatattttggttaaagtttttgataaagtcaaatatgtctgttactatcaaagcttttgacttgaatcttaaagtACGAGCCTCAGGGTTGTTCATTTGATTCCACGACGACCGCTCTAAATTCCGACAATAGCATCCGATTGTACTGAAATTGTATACAACGCGAGgtttttatattgtaaatatgtGTAGAAAATACATAAAACGAATCTACAACAGTTTCGAAGTCATAGTAACTATAGCTACCCAAGGAACGTCGATCCGGCTCGCGCCGTAATTTTGTTGATAATACTTAAACTTTAATATGCTAAATTTCGGAATTTTATACGTTTTTGAACGGGAAAAACGTCAGACGACGTTATAAATTTATTGACGTAAATGCCTGTGCAAAATTGACGTCATCCATGCACTTGTTTTTAACGTTTATAGGTTTTACTGTCATGGTGCGTACTTGTAATTATTGAAGAACAGCGTGTTATCATAAAATTCTGTGAACGTATTGGGCACACGCCAACTTTTGGATGATTAATTTGGAGAACATTCTGTAAAGAGAACCACGGTGTACACTTGGTATTAATGCTTTCACGAAGGCAAAACATCACTGAAAGATGACGAAAAGATCGGGTCAGCCGAGTATCGGAGACAGGAAGGCGACGTCAGtgcagaaaatgtttgaagatgacAGGAGGGTTACCGTCAGGAATGTTGCCAAAGCGTGTGGTATTGGTGTGGGGACTGCGTATAGAATACTCACGGATGatttgaaaatgaagaaaatgtgtGCACGCTGGATCCCGCGTCTTTTGACGGACGAATAAATGgaaagaatttgtttgttttggttttaacaccgtcttttcaacagtatttcagtcatgtaacggcgggcagttaacctaaacagtgtttctggattctgtaccagtacaaacctgttctccccaagtaactgctAAGTTCCCAACataagtcagaggtggaggactaatgatttcagacatagtGTCGGAgtacatacgccccgtccgaggatcgaactcacgacccggcgatccgtagaccaacgctcttacctactgagctataCGGGCGGGTTACAAATGGAAAGAGGGGTTAAGGATTAAATATTCGAGGGCATTTTTACGGTCATATCAGCGGGAAGGGGAACGATTTCTACAACGAATTATAACTACTGATGAATCATGGTTTCATTTCTATGACCCCGAAACAAAGGCACAGAGCAGCGTCTGGAAAACAGCATCATCTCTACCTCTTATGAAAGCACGGGTATCACGCTCAGTTGGAAAGCACATGTTTATTATCTTCATGGACATTGAAGATGTGATCCTCACTCATGCAGTACGAGCGGGAGCTACAGTCATTGCCAATTATTACTGCAAGGtaagatttttataaatattcaacCAATATTCAGtcagatcaattaaaaaatagaaataatataaaaagtccaaactacatataaatataattttgatcATAGAAAATATACGAATTTATATACTTAGAATGTGTTGCGGTTTTTCTATTTCACAGGTTTTCCGTTGTGATTTATTACGAGCACTGAGAAAGAAGAGACCTGAGGAAAAGAGAAAAGCTGAGGAACTGGAGAACCTGCTGTTGCATCAAGACAATGCCCCGGCACATACCGCCGACAGGACTGAGATCGAGTTGGACGTATTAGGATTTGGTCGGGTGCGCCACTCCCCTTACAGTCCGGACTTAGCGCCTTTGGACTTTTCACTGTTTCCAAGAATCAAGGCATCaggtttgaaaatttgaaaagtctGAAACAGGAGGTAAGCCGTGTGATGGCTTCTCTGGATGACATGTGGTTTCGGGACATTTTCATTGCTTGGGTGCATAGACATCAGAGGTGTGTGACGGCCGCTGGTCGCTATTTTGAGAAAGAATGAGCTTCTGAATTATTGACGTTTTTGTAATATGGAAAGTGTCGACGTCAACATGGGCCGCTTACCGTTCGCTAGGTATTATCATTTTTTGATTTCCTACAAACCAATAGTCGTATCAcattgaaattttgcatattaatACAAATATGATTGAAGTGTCATatgcttgttttattatttctaaacatCAAATAATTTAAGAGTTATAGTGGTCGTTCGGGAATTAAATGAACAACCCTCGTAGTTATTTATTAACAAAGtatacaccaggaaaaacaatccccataactctggtttgaattttaacagagttatgccattttttaccaaataggttttgataaagtcaaatagctctgttactatcaaagcttttgacttgaaacttaaaatagttatttaatatcaaagtctacaccaggagaaacaatactcataactctgatttgaattttgacagagttttttggttaatgttttataaagtttttactggcaagaGGCAAGCTCTTTTTGTGAAAGTTTGTATTTAAGCTGGCATCTCAGTAACCAGTAACTGGACTTGATTTAAACTGCACATGCTTGCTCGCTCATTGTGATGTAGTCTATTagcaactttgtcagaatgtttttctttatgatatctaggttgTTTCAGACGCCGGGTCAACTGGGAACACACTAGATCACTAGgcgaaatcatagaaaaactttgttaacaatCAAGACGCCATATTTTGTATGTGATCCACAtgaaactatgtcagaatgtttgtcgtcTGGGTTAATAAACAAGGACATCagaccaaatcatagaaaaaactcCAGAGGCATCATCTACATTAAACTCAAccaggtcagaatgtttgtctttatggaaTCTACATTAAGTTCAGAATTATGTAATCTGGGATAAGAAACTAAGTCTCTAgttcagatcatagaaaaaccttgttaaaattGTAGATGCCGTATTTTCTACCAGATATACACATGAAAACTggtttgtcttcatgaaatctaaGTTCAGTCTGAAACTACATTttctgaggtcaaaagctaggtcaaataattaaacgGCCTTGTAAACACACCTAAAGCACACTTTCTACCTGGTCTTCTTGGatttatcagaatatttgtttttatgaaaactaGGTCGTGTTTGAAACTAGGTTATCTAAGGCCAAAAGCTTGATCACTAGCTTATATCATAATCTAGCAGGGCCACACGACTGTAGTAGTTTACTAGATGTTTATTTACTTATGTCCATATACAATCCATCACAATATACAAAGTCATTCTCATGGATATGGAATATACTGGAATAGAGTGTTGGTTCTTATGTGTAACACAAGTACCCCTCTGAGTCCTACATTCTACTGACATCTGATCTCACACAAACACACACTGTTCTCTGTGCAGCAACTGTGCTGAATCCAAACAATCCTATCAATCCTTAAAACCAAGTAAAACTTATGACAGCTCCCAAAAAGTACATGTCACTAGCTGTCATCAATATGTTCTGCACAGAACTACTAGTCATGTGACCACACATTTTAACCAGTGCGACAATATGATTGGCTGATTAACCAAGTAAACAAGTCtaaaaataactatgcatgaaaaAAAGCATGGAAATGCTGAACACATTTCAATTACATGTCTAATTTGTCAGCTGTGAATGTTTAAAGACACTACACagattaaaaacaacatattaaatatatatcaaaataatggcACTGCTACAATAAGACCATGTGAACAATCTGTAAATAGTCGAGCAATGCTGTCCTCTAAAAGCtcatttttaactcatttgtcgcgtagtgacagggtgagcttttgtgatcgcattttgtccgtcgtccgtccgtccatccgtcgtccgtctgttcacaatttcttatgaacacgatagagactatattttgcaatcaactttaattaaacttgcacacaacttgtattgacataatatctcggttcctttcgaagactggccagatcccatcatgggttctagagttatggcccgtgaaagggccaaaatttgctatttttggattgtgaacatgatagagaccacatttcgcaatcaactttaatcaaactagcacacaacctgtattggcataatatctcggttgtTTTCGAAAACTGGttagatctcatcatgggttctagagttatggccccttaaaaggccaaaatctgctatttttggcttgtgaacacaatagagaccacattttgcaatcaactttaatcaagcTTACACACAATgtgtattggcataatacctcGGTCCCTTTCgagaactggccagatcccatcatgggttccttccgtgatgaatctgtcagatccaatcataggttccggagttacagcTCCTGATTGAcccttgaaagagccaaaatttgttattttttagactgtgaacacgatagaagtgacattttatatttgattttaaccacacttacacacaacttaagtcacattaaaatctCGGTTcgttttgaaaaccggctagatttcatcatgggttctagagttattgcccctgaaagggacaaatttttcttttttggccCTCTCGGCCATATAgatgtttcatttatgctttgatttgatacaaacttgcacagaatgaatatattgatgatctctaggcctggatcgaaactaggtcatgttgggtcaaaaactagctcatcaggtcaaatcaaaggaaagcttgttaacaatatagaggccacatttatgaccccgtcttcatgaaacttggtcagaatgtttatcttgtatctaagtaaagtttgaaactgggtcatatggggttaaaaactaggtcaccaggtcaaattaaatgaaaagcttgttaacacttttgaggccacatttatgatccgatcttcatgaaacttggtcagaatgtttgtcttgataattcctaggataagttcgaaactgggttatatggggtcaaaaactaggtcacccggtcaaatcaaaggaaaagcttgctaacattcttgttcatttgatgtgcataaaacttggtcagaatgtttgtctgcataaaATATCGGACGAATTTTTATCTGaatcatgtaggatcaaaatctaggtcactcaAAAGGCCACGctttttggtccaattttaatgaaaattgatcagaatatttttctCCATGAAAACACTAggtaaaacttgtttacactgtgATTGTgcgttactcaggtgagcgacctagagccatcttggcccttttgttctTATAACTAAACCGAGTTTATATGGAAGATGAATCACTAAAATCAAGGTATAGTCAAAGAACCAGCCAGTTTGTACCAGTATGTTTGTAGTTATAGCCTTTGAATTAGTCAGCCAATCAGTTCTAACCAGAAAGTTTGGACATATAGCCCTTAATTTAGTTAGAATTGGGAAAATCGACTGTTACAGACTGACTGCTCAgtaagtgaaaaaaacaacaacagtttttcTAGGTTATGGCATGTTAACAATTACTGCATCTCCACATAACATGTTTGTAATTTTCAGAAACACTGTTCCATATTTTTCGAATTATTTATTATAAGTTTACAAAAGAAAACAGATAACACAACTATCACAACAACACTCTTAAAGTGTGGCAGCTGGAAATTCTCCAAATTCTTGGACttagtgctgttatattttctggtccattggGATCGTAGAGTACACTAGATATTCCCCTTAAACTGTTGCTATTGTTCATTAACTCTCATTAAAagactcaatcagaccgagtctgctattcttTAGCTCGGTTACATTTTATGTTTCCATAGGATATTTCGTAGGTTTTATCAAGAAGttaagtttaaagtaaaatgcaaacttatatggtcatgaatgtgtcTTCTATTATCTTTGGGTATCTGTTGAAAATGCAGGAAAAGTATTGTGAAGCTGATACTAGTACATGTAAAATGTCATCTATAATTTCTCACATTGTTTGCTAGAAGTCTGCAGATGTGGAATCTTGCTGCATTATTTCTTTCTCTGACCTTCAGTGAAATCATGTAGCAGAGTAATGCTTTGTTAGGTTGGTTCTCCTGTTCCAAGCACTGGCCAAGTATATTCAGTGCTGTTTCCCTATGGGCAAGATTTCTCCCCGTTTCAGCTGTTCTAGCAAGATTAGTAAGTGCTTGATGCTGATCATCAAACCTCTGAAGGTGTCTGTAGGTCTTGTATTGTAGGAAATAGAGGTAAGGTAGTGAATCTACAACAGCCCAAGACATCCAGTAGTCCAGGCGTTCATTTCTATACAGCAAGTCATCTTGTGTTGATCTGTACATTTCACACTGCAGTTCCCGGGGAACACAATGAATTTCAGCAGGAGTAAACTTGACACAGAATGCACAGACATTTCTTACAGCTTCTTCATTTTGATGATATGCCACTTCTGCAAACATTCTCGAAGGTGTACACATGTTGTGACTATAGCAGCAACACATAGCGTCAACCTGGTATCCCGCTGCATGCCTTAAAATGAGTTCAGTGTTTTCCATATTCCCCACACTGTAGAACACAGATGCAAGTTTCAGTCTACCAGAAGTAACATCAGAATTCAAACCTGCAGATAACCAGTCTAGTGCTTCTGGAGTTATGGTGTTGTATGTCTGAATATTTACGGAGGCTATTACAGTTCCCAATGTTGAGCAGACCAGTGGTGCTAGGAGACTGCATGCTCTCTCTTCTAACTAACTTCCTTGTCTGTAACATCTCTCATAATTTACTAATACATTAAGCAGGTTCTGTACAGTTGTTACAGGACTGTTTTGAATTGTTTTTGATAACATTATACTACTACATGAAGTGATTGCCCTAGCTGTGTTTTGTAATAATGCTCCTGAAATGCTGAGACAGTTTTCCTTTTTAGTATTTCCTGCTATCTGATATAACATGTTCAGTTTGATCTGTAGTCTTTGACCGAGTTCATCAATGTGGACCCCAAGCAATGCTTGTCCAACAGTTTGTGTTATGTGAAACATACTGTCCAGCAACATTTCTCTGACTTCACGTGAAAACTGTCCTGCCATCAGGTTGTTTCCAGGTGTAATGAAATGTGGGCAGTTTTCTTGTTGTAAACAGTTGCATAGTACATGTAAACAACATGATaaacatgtgaataaattattttcttgccATGCTTTGGAATGTGtgttttcaatacaatgtaacagAACTGTTTTACACATAAAACTTGTAATTTGACCTTCACCAGCATGATGAAGAAATGTTTTCAGAATCATTTTCATCAACACATAACAGCGTATTTGtgtaatgtttaaactaaacattaaACATCTCTCTGCCTGTGAGGTAGAAATTCTCCACTCAAGCTCTGGACTCTGGCTAACTTTACTTCCAACAGGaacaacaaaacatccactaCTTATTGCAAATCTCTTCATGTCTGCAGTGGGCCATCTTACTATCCCTTGTCTATCTAACCAGGCTCTTGCTGTATAGGGCAATGAATTACAATGGAGAGCAAGCACAAGGTCAGTGTCTGACATTCCAGGTGCTCCCTGTTTAGACCATGATGGACCATGTTGTACAGCATCTACAGGCATTCCATCTCTGAAGCAAGTATTCTGTAACAACACTCTTCCACTTGCATCTCTAACATGGTTCTTATCTAGAACACGTGTAGCAGGAAGAGGTACATCATCTCTGATCTGTTGTAGAAGGCAGTAACCAGGTGATGTGTTACTATTCTGGATCATCAGTAGATTAGTGAAGCCATGTTTCCATTCTGCATAGTCCTGTATCACATTATAATCATGATCACAACATAGAAAGTCTGCATCTGAACGAAGTCCTTCTGTTGTTGATCCCTCAGAAGTGCTGCCAAACCTGTAAATGGACCTCTTGTCTTTAGGCCTGTATGTAATTATCATCATAGTTTCGTCCAGTAGAACTGCCTTTCTCCGCTTGAGTACCATTTCCTCATTAACAGCAATATCATCAAGGACCTCAGACAGTCTTAGAGATAGGTTCTGTTGGTAGTCAGGAACATGAAACATACTGAAAGAAATGAATAGAATTAACCTTCAGCAAAAATTTCTTTAAGACATTCAACAAGTCTAATGCAGTGAAAACAAAGATCAACTTCATTATATAAtaagtttatgaattttataccagtaaaaatatttcttacactATTTAGTTAAATCGGGCAATTAATTATTTTGGcatatttctgatatttttgttGTCTCAGCTACACGAAAAGCattcttaaaattgaaaataaaaaccgTTAGAAAATGAAATCACATATTGATTTTCTATGAAATAATTCAACTTAGTCCAGTTTAGTCATTTACATGTTATACTTTTAATATACTGAAAACTTGATAAATAAATGTGATTTGATTGACAAACAGTATCTTACAATATTGTAATAATGAAAAAGTCATACCAGGAAAAATGATCTTACTTTATATTTGTGTATAATACTTgtataaaaatttgattttatcataaatgtgtaATCACTATcattgaaatataatattattggataaaatttcattaaaagttattaataCTTACATGTTTGGATGAATTTATAACAGTACTTTCTCTTTTATACAATGTAAGTATGGATTTTTTGCTGGTATTtcttcttctgtttttttttattatttccctATCTGTATTTCttttgctcacctgagccaaagactcttggtgcgtcgtccgtcgtccgtcgtgcatcgtccgttcgtcaacattttctaaaaaaaatcttcttcttaaaaacccactgggcagaattacaccaaacttcacaggaatgattcttgggcgCCCCCCACCCTTccaaattgtttaaagaattgaattcattGCAGTACTTggccaaaaccgcaaggcgtagagccttgatatttggcatgtgacatcatcaaaTGGTCctctgtaaaaaaatttaaattgtggCCTTAGAGTGAGAAGActccccgccccgggggtcacaagttttacatagacttatatagggaaaaaataaaagtcttcttgtctgaaagttcaaggcctagtcttttgatatttggtgtgttgcattgtcttgtggtcctctaccaaaattattgaaattatgcccctggggtgaaaagaggccctgccttgggggtgacttgttatatgagttatataggaataaatacttcagaaattatcagatcatatttcctagactgcttaatattataattacctgataacccaAAGTTActggactgtgaccttgacctactgacctactttcttgtttttaaaatacagtCTTGAAAGTTTGATAAcatgatcttaaaactgactttcagtgaccatgaatatgacctactttctaatattttagcatcaagtTGCCATTTTAAACCTGTGGCTTATATTatacaggtgagcgattcagggtcatcatgaccctcttgttttatttccaCATCTGATTTTTCTTCCTTGTTTTGAGGTTATCAGCCGGAATAACATTATATAGAAGTACATGTTGAGTTCCTGCTCATGTTATATCCCTATTATTTACTAC includes these proteins:
- the LOC128547731 gene encoding uncharacterized protein LOC128547731, coding for MFHVPDYQQNLSLRLSEVLDDIAVNEEMVLKRRKAVLLDETMMIITYRPKDKRSIYRFGSTSEGSTTEGLRSDADFLCCDHDYNVIQDYAEWKHGFTNLLMIQNSNTSPGYCLLQQIRDDVPLPATRVLDKNHVRDASGRVLLQNTCFRDGMPVDAVQHGPSWSKQGAPGMSDTDLVLALHCNSLPYTARAWLDRQGIVRWPTADMKRFAISSGCFVVPVGSKVSQSPELEWRISTSQAERCLMFSLNITQIRCYVLMKMILKTFLHHAGEGQITSFMCKTVLLHCIENTHSKAWQENNLFTCLSCCLHVLCNCLQQENCPHFITPGNNLMAGQFSREVREMLLDSMFHITQTVGQALLGVHIDELGQRLQIKLNMLYQIAGNTKKENCLSISGALLQNTARAITSCSSIMLSKTIQNSPVTTVQNLLNVLVNYERCYRQGS